Proteins co-encoded in one Marmota flaviventris isolate mMarFla1 chromosome 9, mMarFla1.hap1, whole genome shotgun sequence genomic window:
- the Tmem223 gene encoding transmembrane protein 223, which produces MAAAWRCSHGLFVALRLLPTRQALHHATPAQDVLLFEHERGRFFTILGLFCAGQGIFWASLALTAWSAPPVQARPLDAEAPGRGRLDLRAVLWRYGLVVSCGAIGTLVLGAGLLFSLRSVRSVMLRAGGQQVTLTTHAPFGLGAPFTVPLNQVSCMAHRGEVPAMLPLKIKGHRFYFLLDKAGHFPNVQLFDNTVGTYRSL; this is translated from the exons ATGGCGGCAGCTTGGAGGTGTTCTCATGGGCTGTTTGTGGCGCTGCGGCTCCTGCCCACGCGCCAGGCCCTGCACCACGCGACCCCGGCGCAGGATGTGCTACTTTTCGAGCATGAGCGGGGCCGGTTCTTCACTATCCTTGGACTCTTCTGCGCCGGCCAGGGCATCTTCTGGGCCTCCCTGGCCTTGACAGCTTGGTCTGCACCCCCGGTCCAGGCGCGACCCCTGGATGCAGAGGCCCCAGGCCGCGGCCGCTTGGACCTGCGCGCTGTGCTCTGGCGCTACGGGCTGGTGGTCAGCTGCGGTGCCATCG GGACCCTGGTACTGGGTGCTGGTCTTCTCTTCTCTCTACGATCTGTGCGTTCAGTGATGCTTCGAGCAGGAGGGCAGCAGGTGACCCTGACCACTCATGCCCCTTTTGGCTTGGGAGCCCCTTTCACCGTCCCCTTGAACCAGGTATCCTGCATGGCCCACCGAGGAGAAGTCCCTGCTATGCTGCCTCTGAAGATCAAAGGCCATCGCTTCTATTTCCTCTTGGACAAAGCTGGACACTTCCCCAACGTTCAGCTCTTTGACAACACTGTGGGTACCTATCGGAGCTTGTAA
- the Tmem179b gene encoding transmembrane protein 179B codes for MALPWLQRVELALFAAAFLCGAVAAATLTRTQGSFRGSCPLYGMTTRNGSFLALSHSSAPSLCYFVAGASGFLALYCLLLLLFWVYSSCIEDSKRGLIGLRVALAISAIAIFLVLVSACILRFGTRSFCNSIISLNSTISCSEAQKIPWTPPGTALQFYSNLHNAETSSWVNLVLWCVVLVLQVMQWKSEATPYRPLERGDPEWSSETDVLVGPRLSHS; via the exons ATGGCGCTGCCCTGGCTGCAGCGCGTCGAGCTCGCGCTCTTCGCCGCCGCCTTCCTGTGCGGCGCCGTGGCGGCCGCGACGCTCACCCGGACCCAG GGCTCCTTCAGGGGTAGCTGTCCGTTGTATGGTATGACCACCCGGAATGGCTCCTTCCTGGCCTTATCCCATTCCTCGGCCCCATCCCTGTGCTACTTTGTGGCAGGGGCCTCTGGCTTCCTGGCCCTCTACTGCCTCCTGCTTCTGCTCTTCTGGGTCTACAGCAGCTGCATCGAAGACTCAAAAAG AGGTCTTATAGGGCTCCGCGTTGCACTGGCCATCTCAGCTATAGCCATCTTCCTGGTGTTAGTATCTGCCTGTATCCTTCGATTTGGCACCAGATCCTTCTGCAATTCCATCATCTCCCTGAACAGTACAATTAG CTGCTCTGAAGCTCAGAAAATTCCATGGACACCCCCTGGAACAGCTCTGCAGTTTTACTCCAACCTACACAATGCTGAA ACCTCTTCATGGGTGAATCTGGTATTATGGTGTGTGGTCTTGGTGCTCCAGGTCATGCAGTGGAAGTCTGAAGCCACCCCATACCGACCTCTGGAGAGGGGAGACCCTGAGTGGAGCTCTGAGACAGATGTTCTTGTTGGGCCACGCCTGTCCCATTCCTGA